A part of Halobacillus shinanisalinarum genomic DNA contains:
- a CDS encoding MaoC/PaaZ C-terminal domain-containing protein — protein MKELKDLQIGESLEDVTLSPVSRLDLIKYAGASGDYNPIHTIDEEAEKAGLPGIIAHGMWTMGNLAKLFTPYYEEGFIEDYTIRFKGMVFLNDVITLNAILDDNKEEKMKFKVNATNQDGNEVIKGNVVLCKV, from the coding sequence GTGAAGGAGCTAAAAGATTTACAAATCGGTGAATCACTTGAGGATGTAACCCTTTCGCCCGTTTCCAGGCTTGACCTGATTAAGTATGCTGGTGCTTCAGGCGACTACAACCCGATCCATACTATAGACGAAGAGGCAGAAAAGGCGGGATTACCTGGGATCATCGCCCATGGGATGTGGACGATGGGCAATCTTGCAAAACTTTTTACTCCCTATTATGAAGAAGGGTTTATTGAAGATTACACGATCAGATTTAAAGGGATGGTCTTTTTAAATGACGTGATCACCCTGAATGCGATTTTAGATGACAACAAAGAAGAAAAAATGAAATTTAAAGTGAACGCGACCAATCAGGATGGAAACGAAGTGATCAAAGGAAATGTGGTGCTTTGTAAGGTTTAA
- a CDS encoding MaoC family dehydratase N-terminal domain-containing protein, which produces MLKHGIGKRSNKVKNTVERGAVKKFAEAIGDLHPIFICEETGKQSRYKNNIAPPTFPRVFDYGTIEELNLPAKGLIHGEQIYHYERPLMVGENINCYSEVKDYYERNGKSGEMGFLLLKRYGEDLEGNLIFTEEQVVIITEAVRKEMMV; this is translated from the coding sequence GTGTTAAAACATGGCATTGGAAAAAGATCTAATAAAGTGAAGAACACAGTTGAAAGAGGAGCTGTGAAAAAGTTTGCTGAAGCGATTGGCGACTTGCATCCGATTTTTATTTGTGAGGAAACTGGAAAACAATCGAGGTATAAAAATAATATTGCCCCACCTACGTTTCCAAGGGTGTTCGACTATGGAACCATCGAAGAGTTGAACTTACCCGCAAAGGGTTTGATCCACGGGGAACAAATCTATCATTATGAACGGCCGCTAATGGTTGGAGAAAACATTAACTGTTATTCGGAAGTGAAAGATTACTATGAAAGAAATGGAAAAAGTGGTGAAATGGGATTTCTACTTTTGAAAAGGTATGGGGAAGATCTTGAAGGAAATCTCATCTTTACGGAGGAGCAGGTTGTCATTATAACGGAAGCGGTGCGGAAGGAGATGATGGTGTGA
- a CDS encoding acyl-CoA dehydrogenase family protein, with protein sequence MNFEYTEKVQELQRKLNAFMEEYIYPNESVYGEQLNKEARFASVPPIMEELKEKAKEKGLWNLFLPNSEYGAGLTNMEYAPLCEIMGRSSIAPEVFNCAAPDTGNMELLERYGSKEQKEKWLTPLLNGEIRSCFSMTEPDVASSDATNIKTSIIRDGDEYVINGTKWWSSGAGDPRCKIAIVMGKNDPDAPKHEQQSMILVPLDTAGVDIKRTLPVFGYDHAPHGHAEIEFNNVRVPAANLIWGEGKGFAIAQGRLGPGRIHHCMRTIGAAERALEDMCKRVNEREAFGKKLADQGVIGEWIAESRIDIEQARLLTLKAAYMMDTVGNKEAKAEIAMIKVVAPNMALKVIDRAIQAFGAAGVSDDYSLAAKWANIRTLRLADGPDEVHRRAVAKYELRKNQ encoded by the coding sequence ATGAACTTTGAATATACGGAAAAAGTACAGGAATTGCAGAGGAAACTGAATGCATTCATGGAGGAATACATTTATCCTAATGAGTCGGTCTATGGGGAACAACTTAACAAGGAAGCACGCTTCGCTTCCGTTCCGCCAATCATGGAAGAGTTAAAGGAAAAGGCGAAAGAAAAAGGGTTATGGAATTTATTTTTACCTAATAGTGAGTATGGAGCTGGATTAACAAACATGGAATATGCTCCGTTATGTGAAATTATGGGGCGTTCAAGCATTGCTCCGGAAGTTTTCAATTGTGCGGCACCTGATACAGGCAATATGGAGCTTCTTGAGCGGTATGGTTCCAAGGAGCAGAAGGAAAAGTGGTTAACCCCATTATTGAATGGGGAAATCCGGTCTTGTTTTTCCATGACGGAGCCTGACGTCGCTTCATCGGATGCAACGAACATTAAGACAAGTATTATTCGTGATGGTGACGAGTATGTCATCAATGGGACGAAATGGTGGTCATCTGGAGCGGGAGACCCGCGCTGTAAAATAGCGATTGTAATGGGCAAAAATGATCCGGATGCGCCTAAGCACGAGCAGCAATCGATGATCCTGGTTCCACTTGATACGGCTGGGGTCGATATTAAGCGAACGCTTCCGGTCTTTGGTTATGATCATGCTCCACATGGTCACGCTGAAATTGAGTTTAACAATGTGCGCGTCCCTGCTGCCAACCTTATATGGGGAGAAGGGAAAGGATTCGCCATTGCTCAAGGAAGGCTCGGTCCAGGAAGAATCCATCATTGTATGAGAACAATTGGTGCGGCTGAACGGGCATTGGAGGATATGTGTAAGCGGGTAAATGAACGGGAAGCTTTCGGGAAAAAGCTTGCGGATCAAGGTGTGATAGGAGAATGGATTGCGGAATCGAGAATTGATATAGAACAGGCCCGGTTACTTACATTAAAAGCCGCCTATATGATGGATACCGTTGGAAATAAGGAGGCGAAGGCAGAAATCGCCATGATTAAAGTCGTAGCCCCTAACATGGCACTGAAAGTAATCGATCGAGCGATTCAAGCCTTCGGAGCAGCTGGCGTTAGCGACGATTATTCATTGGCAGCGAAATGGGCGAACATTCGAACATTACGTTTAGCCGATGGCCCCGATGAAGTGCATCGTAGAGCAGTTGCAAAATATGAGCTGAGAAAAAACCAATAA